A window of Belonocnema kinseyi isolate 2016_QV_RU_SX_M_011 chromosome 9, B_treatae_v1, whole genome shotgun sequence contains these coding sequences:
- the LOC117180495 gene encoding uncharacterized protein LOC117180495, with product MLGKLSDIEVGKKWTKTLSEIEFAFNNLVHITTGESPSILLFGIPQRGKVHDPIAEFLINDVNCEKRNLKEIRDKASKKMIEKRNQVIAQANKKRKGAVVYKVDDYVMIKNYDNTVGISPKVIPQFKGPYQVTKVLRNNRYVIADIPGFQVTQKKYEGVWEPANMRLWRKNISPLNN from the coding sequence ATGTTAGGAAAATTGTCAGACATTGAAGTTGGAAAAAAATGGACTAAAACCCTATCTGAAATTGAATTtgcttttaataatttagtacacATAACAACGGGAGAAAGTCCCAGTATTTTATTGTTTGGTATTCCTCAACGAGGTAAAGTGCACGATCCTATAGCTGAATTCTTAATCAATGAtgtaaattgcgaaaaaagaaacttaaaagagATAAGAGATAAGGCCAgtaagaaaatgattgaaaaacgaAATCAGGTAATAGCTCAAGCCAATAAAAAGCGAAAAGGCGCAGTAGTCTATAAAGTGGATGACTAcgtcatgataaaaaattatgataacaCAGTAGGTATTTCTCCAAAAGTAATTCCACAGTTTAAAGGTCCTTATCAAGTGACTAAAGTTTTACGTAATAACAGATATGTTATTGCTGATATACCCGGTTTTCAAGTTACTCAGAAAAAATATGAAGGTGTTTGGGAACCAGCAAATATGCGTTTATGGCGAAAGAACATCTCTCCATTGAATAACTGA